A single Thermosynechococcus vestitus BP-1 DNA region contains:
- a CDS encoding transaldolase, which produces MNLLEQLRQMTVVVADTGDILAIQKFTPRDATTNPSLITAAAQMKEYQSIVDETLRQAKADLGSGATSREIVSLAVDRLAVAFGLKILQIIPGRVSTEVDARLSYDTAATVQKARELISQYEAAGVGRDRVLIKIAATWEGIRAAEILEKEGIHCNLTLLFGFHQAVACAEAGVTLISPFVGRILDWYKKKTGRAEYPGPEDPGVISVTKIYNYYKKFGYPTEVMGASFRNIGEIIELAGCDLLTISPALLQELQNTTGELKRKLDPAIAATLDIEKVAMDEATFRKMHAADEMASEKLEEGIKGFTKALETLEDLLRRHLARIEGEATLTHAAEELFHVYDLDGDGIITREEWLGTDAVFDALDANHDGKVTPEDMGAGLGVVLHLAQAK; this is translated from the coding sequence ATGAACTTGCTGGAACAGTTGCGACAAATGACCGTTGTGGTCGCTGATACTGGAGACATCCTCGCCATCCAAAAATTCACCCCCCGCGATGCCACCACGAATCCCTCCTTGATTACCGCTGCTGCCCAAATGAAGGAGTACCAGTCCATTGTGGATGAAACCCTGCGCCAAGCCAAAGCGGATTTGGGGTCTGGTGCCACTTCCCGTGAGATTGTCTCCCTGGCGGTGGATCGCTTGGCGGTGGCCTTTGGCTTGAAAATTTTGCAGATTATCCCCGGTCGGGTCTCCACGGAAGTGGATGCGCGGCTCTCCTACGACACAGCAGCGACGGTGCAAAAGGCGCGGGAGTTGATTAGCCAATACGAAGCCGCAGGCGTGGGGCGCGATCGCGTGCTCATTAAAATTGCCGCCACCTGGGAAGGCATCCGTGCGGCTGAAATTCTCGAAAAAGAGGGCATTCACTGCAATTTAACCCTGCTGTTTGGCTTCCATCAGGCGGTTGCCTGCGCCGAGGCGGGTGTGACACTGATTTCCCCCTTTGTGGGTCGCATTCTCGACTGGTACAAGAAAAAAACGGGTCGTGCTGAGTATCCGGGGCCTGAGGATCCGGGGGTGATCTCCGTCACCAAAATCTACAACTACTACAAGAAATTTGGCTATCCCACCGAAGTGATGGGTGCTAGCTTCCGCAACATTGGCGAAATTATTGAACTGGCAGGTTGTGATCTGCTGACGATTTCACCGGCGCTCCTGCAAGAGCTGCAAAACACGACGGGCGAGCTAAAGCGCAAGCTGGATCCGGCGATCGCTGCCACCCTTGACATTGAAAAAGTGGCCATGGATGAGGCCACTTTCCGCAAGATGCACGCGGCTGATGAGATGGCCAGTGAAAAACTCGAGGAGGGGATTAAAGGCTTTACCAAGGCTCTAGAAACCCTTGAAGATCTCCTGAGGCGGCACCTGGCCCGTATCGAAGGGGAAGCAACCCTCACCCACGCTGCCGAAGAACTCTTCCATGTCTATGACCTTGACGGCGATGGCATTATTACCCGCGAAGAGTGGCTGGGCACTGATGCCGTCTTTGATGCCCTCGATGCCAACCACGATGGTAAGGTCACGCCAGAGGATATGGGCGCGGGTCTGGGAGTTGTGCTGCACTTGGCTCAGGCAAAATAG
- the aroC gene encoding chorismate synthase, protein MGNTFGHLFRVTTFGESHGGGVGVVVDGCPPRLELSEVDIQKELDRRRPGQSRLTTPRQESDRCEILSGVFEGKTLGTPIAILVRNKDTRPEDYAEMAQVYRPSHADATYDAKYGIRNWQGGGRSSARETIGRVAAGAIARKILTQVAGTEIIAYVKRVKDIEAVVDPDTVAAAAVEANIMRCPDAATAEKMIALVDEVRRQANSIGGVIECVVRNVPVGLGSPVFDKLEADLAKGVMSLPASKGFEIGSGFAGTLLTGQEHNDEFYTDAQGRIRTRTNRSGGVQGGISNGENIILRVAFKPTATIGQAQKTVNRAGEETILAAKGRHDPCVLPRAVPMVEAMVALVLCDHLLRDHAQCHLNF, encoded by the coding sequence ATGGGCAATACCTTTGGGCATCTCTTTCGCGTCACCACCTTTGGTGAATCCCACGGGGGTGGGGTGGGGGTTGTCGTGGATGGCTGCCCTCCCCGGCTAGAACTCTCGGAAGTCGATATTCAAAAGGAACTGGATCGCCGCCGCCCCGGTCAAAGTCGTCTCACGACCCCTCGCCAAGAGAGCGATCGCTGTGAAATTCTCTCCGGCGTCTTTGAGGGCAAAACCCTGGGCACCCCCATTGCCATTCTGGTGCGCAACAAGGACACTCGCCCTGAAGATTATGCTGAAATGGCGCAGGTCTATCGCCCCTCCCATGCGGATGCCACCTATGATGCCAAGTACGGCATTCGCAACTGGCAAGGGGGTGGGCGTTCCTCGGCACGGGAAACCATTGGCCGGGTTGCAGCGGGGGCGATCGCCCGCAAAATTCTTACCCAGGTGGCGGGTACGGAAATTATTGCCTACGTCAAGCGAGTTAAGGATATTGAGGCGGTTGTGGATCCCGATACCGTTGCCGCCGCTGCCGTTGAGGCCAACATCATGCGCTGTCCCGATGCCGCCACCGCCGAAAAAATGATTGCCCTGGTGGACGAAGTACGGCGGCAGGCCAACTCCATTGGCGGTGTCATTGAGTGTGTGGTTCGCAATGTCCCTGTGGGCTTGGGCTCACCGGTTTTTGACAAACTGGAAGCGGATCTTGCCAAAGGAGTCATGTCCCTGCCTGCGAGTAAGGGCTTTGAGATTGGCTCTGGCTTTGCCGGTACCCTGCTCACAGGTCAAGAGCACAACGATGAGTTCTACACCGATGCACAGGGGCGAATTCGGACCCGCACCAATCGCTCCGGGGGGGTTCAGGGGGGCATCTCCAATGGCGAAAACATTATTTTACGGGTAGCCTTTAAGCCTACGGCGACCATTGGTCAAGCGCAGAAGACGGTGAACCGAGCGGGTGAAGAGACGATTTTAGCCGCAAAAGGGCGGCATGATCCCTGTGTGCTGCCGCGGGCGGTGCCAATGGTTGAGGCAATGGTGGCTCTGGTTCTCTGTGACCATCTACTGCGGGATCATGCCCAGTGTCACCTAAACTTCTAG
- the rimI gene encoding ribosomal protein S18-alanine N-acetyltransferase: MGQLELRRPTIKDLDSIVQLDQVCLGGFWSHQGYARELENSHHTLLVVATLDQVWGCGVSWGIADELHLVLLMVHPQYRRQGLAGLLLCRLLQLGHQGGDRQWATLEVRASNEAAQRLYQHFGFELVGRRPHYYDNPPEDALILWRNHLNTPETGQELQQHWQHWRSRVEAQGWSLSDRT; encoded by the coding sequence ATGGGGCAATTAGAATTACGACGCCCAACGATTAAGGATTTAGATAGCATCGTTCAACTGGATCAGGTGTGTCTGGGGGGCTTTTGGTCCCACCAAGGCTATGCCCGTGAATTGGAGAATTCCCACCATACGCTGCTGGTGGTGGCCACCCTTGATCAGGTGTGGGGCTGTGGTGTGAGTTGGGGGATTGCCGATGAGTTGCACCTGGTGTTGTTGATGGTGCATCCGCAGTACCGGCGACAGGGTTTGGCGGGCTTACTGCTGTGTCGACTCTTGCAACTGGGGCATCAGGGGGGCGATCGCCAGTGGGCAACTTTGGAAGTACGGGCCAGCAATGAAGCGGCCCAACGCCTCTATCAGCACTTTGGCTTTGAACTGGTTGGACGGCGTCCCCACTACTACGACAACCCCCCAGAGGATGCCCTGATTCTTTGGCGCAATCACCTCAATACTCCGGAAACCGGTCAGGAACTTCAGCAGCACTGGCAGCATTGGCGATCGCGGGTGGAGGCCCAAGGGTGGTCCCTCAGCGATCGCACCTAG
- a CDS encoding ChuX/HutX family heme-like substrate-binding protein, producing the protein MEEAFIADAPTMSNASPSFQQFLRDCEQLGLLRLVVTNDVAVLEVRSPLAKVFYAELPKGRYANMHTEDFEFHLNMDQVAKIRFEEGQAKRGNFPTYAIRFLDGNEKSVLSAFLQWGKPGEYAEGQVAAWQALRQRYGTEWQPVVAALEATTSSATHG; encoded by the coding sequence GTGGAAGAAGCGTTCATAGCTGATGCACCAACGATGTCCAATGCTTCTCCCTCCTTCCAGCAATTCCTCAGGGATTGTGAGCAACTGGGGCTACTGCGCCTTGTCGTCACCAACGATGTTGCGGTTTTGGAGGTGCGATCGCCCCTTGCCAAGGTCTTCTATGCCGAGCTGCCCAAGGGGCGCTATGCCAATATGCACACCGAGGACTTTGAGTTTCACCTGAATATGGATCAGGTGGCCAAAATTCGCTTTGAGGAGGGGCAAGCCAAACGGGGGAATTTTCCCACCTATGCCATTCGTTTTCTCGATGGCAATGAAAAGTCTGTCCTCAGTGCCTTTTTGCAGTGGGGCAAACCCGGCGAGTATGCTGAAGGCCAGGTGGCCGCTTGGCAAGCCCTACGCCAGCGCTACGGCACAGAGTGGCAACCCGTCGTGGCAGCCCTTGAGGCAACAACCTCCAGCGCAACCCATGGATAG
- a CDS encoding IS481-like element ISTel1 family transposase, translating to MPRIHANARTTPRIRREIQQAPASISHRELARRYGIHRHTVAKWRKRASVEDKSTRPHRLQTTLTEAQELVIVEVRKLLLLPLDDLLVLARTFLNPNLSRSALDRCLRRHGVSNLRILQKERESLEGSPKSTTRQFKAYAPGFIPIDVKYLPQMPDEEQRRYLFVAIDRATRWVYLAIHENKSAESATRFLANVLANAPFVVRTVLTDNGKEFTDRFSSAGERQPTGRHPFDQLCREKRIAHRLIQPRHPQTNGMVERFNGRIAEILRAERFVSAADLQETLTRYLWAYNHRIPQRVLGHMTPIEKLRWWQTERPDLFVSRVDNVTGLDS from the coding sequence ATGCCACGTATTCATGCCAACGCCCGAACGACACCCCGAATTCGCCGTGAGATTCAACAAGCACCGGCTTCGATCAGTCACCGCGAGCTTGCCAGGCGTTACGGAATCCACCGGCACACAGTAGCGAAATGGCGTAAGCGCGCAAGCGTTGAAGACAAAAGCACCCGCCCGCACCGCCTGCAAACGACGCTTACGGAAGCGCAAGAGCTTGTGATCGTTGAGGTGCGTAAGCTCCTTTTGCTGCCTCTTGATGACCTTCTCGTTCTTGCCCGGACGTTCCTCAACCCCAATCTGAGCCGCTCAGCGCTGGATCGCTGCCTGCGTCGCCACGGGGTCTCGAACCTCAGGATACTGCAAAAGGAACGCGAAAGCCTCGAAGGCAGTCCCAAAAGCACCACGCGGCAGTTCAAAGCGTACGCACCCGGGTTCATCCCCATCGACGTCAAATACCTGCCACAAATGCCGGATGAGGAGCAGCGCCGCTACCTCTTTGTCGCGATTGATCGGGCAACGCGCTGGGTCTATTTGGCAATCCACGAGAATAAGAGCGCAGAATCGGCAACGCGCTTTCTTGCAAATGTCCTTGCCAACGCTCCTTTCGTGGTGCGTACGGTGCTGACCGATAACGGCAAGGAGTTTACCGACCGTTTCTCCTCCGCAGGCGAACGCCAACCCACGGGACGTCATCCGTTTGATCAGCTCTGTCGTGAAAAGCGCATCGCCCATCGGCTCATCCAACCCCGCCATCCGCAAACTAACGGGATGGTGGAACGCTTCAACGGCCGCATTGCCGAGATTCTGCGCGCTGAACGCTTTGTCTCGGCAGCCGACTTGCAAGAGACGCTCACGCGATACCTTTGGGCGTACAATCACCGCATTCCCCAACGCGTTTTGGGCCACATGACTCCCATTGAGAAACTGCGATGGTGGCAAACTGAGCGACCAGACCTCTTCGTTTCAAGGGTAGATAATGTCACGGGTCTTGACAGCTAG
- a CDS encoding prepilin peptidase gives MLYSLRSSAGSDTPINPLTFLTFASYCLVFGLGAAVGSFLNVVIYRVPRGRSLLYPPSRCPICLTRLKPRDNIPILGWLFLRGQCRYCHAPISWRYPAIELLTALLYVLIVAVSGWQGQTLVLWLLSAWLLALALIDLDTMTLPHPLTKWGLITGLLARGLTTGLGGITEGIIAAVIGIWLFDLIRWGGAIAFNQEVMGGGDGKLAAMIGAWLGWQGLLVTFFLACALGGLMGGFGIALGWIQRRQPIPFGPFLAVAAIFSGLFGRQLIHLYLETFLPGVFVP, from the coding sequence ATGCTTTATTCCCTACGATCATCTGCCGGAAGTGACACGCCTATCAATCCATTAACTTTTTTGACCTTTGCCAGCTACTGCCTTGTCTTTGGCCTTGGGGCAGCGGTGGGAAGCTTTCTCAATGTTGTGATCTACCGTGTGCCAAGGGGGCGATCGCTCCTTTATCCACCGTCTCGCTGCCCGATCTGTTTGACAAGACTCAAGCCCCGGGACAATATCCCAATTTTGGGCTGGCTATTCCTCCGGGGGCAATGTCGATATTGCCATGCGCCGATTTCGTGGCGGTACCCTGCGATTGAGCTGTTGACGGCACTGCTTTATGTCCTGATTGTGGCTGTCAGTGGTTGGCAGGGGCAAACTCTGGTGCTGTGGCTGCTGAGTGCGTGGCTCTTGGCCTTGGCCTTGATTGATCTCGATACGATGACGCTGCCCCATCCCCTGACGAAGTGGGGATTGATCACTGGGTTGCTCGCGCGAGGGCTAACAACGGGTCTAGGGGGAATTACAGAGGGGATCATTGCCGCCGTGATTGGCATTTGGCTCTTTGATTTGATCCGCTGGGGGGGAGCGATCGCTTTTAATCAAGAGGTGATGGGCGGCGGAGACGGTAAACTAGCGGCGATGATTGGGGCTTGGCTAGGTTGGCAGGGGTTGCTGGTTACGTTTTTTTTGGCCTGTGCCCTGGGTGGCCTCATGGGGGGATTCGGTATTGCCCTGGGTTGGATTCAGCGCCGCCAACCCATTCCCTTTGGCCCTTTTTTAGCAGTGGCTGCCATCTTTAGTGGTCTCTTTGGCCGCCAATTGATTCATCTTTACCTGGAAACCTTTTTACCCGGCGTGTTTGTTCCCTAG
- a CDS encoding DUF928 domain-containing protein, with product MLPLRFLSLAQGTPPGVNQQSTLVAGLRGNLPNRSVPGSRFGGATRGACVTGNERLTALLPETHFGQTAVAAPTLFVFLPKSKATQGEVTTADAEQRPLAVKTRDIIYP from the coding sequence TTGTTGCCCCTTCGTTTTCTCAGCCTTGCCCAGGGAACGCCCCCTGGGGTTAATCAACAGTCCACTCTTGTGGCGGGGCTGCGGGGGAATTTGCCGAACCGGAGTGTTCCTGGCAGTCGCTTTGGTGGAGCAACCCGTGGTGCCTGTGTCACGGGGAATGAACGTTTAACCGCCCTGCTTCCCGAGACTCATTTTGGCCAAACCGCTGTGGCTGCCCCCACGCTCTTTGTTTTTCTGCCCAAGAGCAAAGCCACCCAAGGAGAAGTGACGACTGCGGATGCTGAGCAGCGTCCCCTAGCTGTCAAGACCCGTGACATTATCTACCCTTGA
- a CDS encoding HesB/IscA family protein, producing MVELTPAAIQELERLQTHGVRRGQAAILRIQVQPSECGDWRYDLALVAEPKPTDLLTQSQGWTIAIAAEAAELLRGLRVDYIEDLMGGAFRFHNPNASQTCGCGMAFRVSRS from the coding sequence ATGGTGGAATTGACCCCCGCGGCGATTCAAGAGTTGGAACGTCTCCAAACCCACGGCGTTCGTCGAGGCCAGGCAGCCATTTTGCGGATTCAGGTGCAACCCAGTGAGTGCGGTGACTGGCGCTATGATCTGGCGCTTGTGGCCGAACCCAAGCCGACGGATTTGCTTACCCAGTCCCAGGGCTGGACGATCGCGATCGCGGCGGAAGCGGCTGAGCTATTGCGGGGTTTGCGGGTGGATTACATTGAAGACTTAATGGGGGGCGCCTTTCGCTTCCACAATCCCAATGCCAGTCAAACCTGTGGCTGTGGTATGGCCTTTCGGGTAAGCAGATCGTAG
- a CDS encoding DUF2996 domain-containing protein: MVPCRSAMAEETPTQAPKKEKPPAIEDKPFAEFINEAFLPALKNALSAKVGDVTLRLEGNTVMGEWGKGMYQFRLYFLEGNIQGPKVFVCSSGGIAPSTLEPFLGDERKVTLDLLVFGVMQRLNGQKWLGGN; the protein is encoded by the coding sequence ATGGTACCGTGTCGTAGCGCTATGGCAGAAGAAACGCCCACCCAAGCCCCAAAGAAAGAAAAGCCGCCCGCCATTGAGGATAAACCCTTTGCTGAGTTTATTAACGAGGCTTTTTTACCTGCGCTTAAGAACGCCCTCAGCGCCAAGGTGGGGGATGTGACCCTGCGCCTAGAGGGCAATACCGTGATGGGTGAGTGGGGCAAGGGAATGTATCAGTTTCGCCTCTACTTCCTAGAGGGAAATATCCAAGGGCCAAAGGTCTTTGTGTGTAGCAGCGGCGGCATTGCCCCCAGCACCCTTGAACCCTTTTTGGGGGATGAGCGCAAAGTAACGCTCGATCTCCTGGTCTTTGGCGTTATGCAGCGCCTGAATGGCCAAAAGTGGCTGGGAGGAAATTAG
- a CDS encoding TIGR01777 family oxidoreductase — protein sequence MRVVVTGATGFVGQQVVKALSDRGDQVVALVRSPGKAAKQFAGVPRVEWLGYTPKAAGDWFSALEGADAVIHLAGEPLANGRWTPQRKQEIYDSRVVGTQQLVQAIAQCQQRPRVLVSTSAIGYYGTSDTETFVETHAAGNDFLAKVCGDWEAAAQGVTELGVRLVILRFGIVLGEQGALAKLLLPFQLYLGGPLGSGQQWFSWIHQQDLVRLILTAVDQVGMQGVYNATAPEPLRMADFCRILAEVMQRPSWLPVPAPVLQLLLGEGADVVLKGQRVLPERTLATGFEFHYPNAKTALTNLLKPRYTEGSR from the coding sequence ATGAGAGTAGTTGTAACCGGCGCTACTGGATTTGTGGGGCAACAGGTGGTCAAAGCCCTCAGCGATCGCGGCGATCAAGTGGTTGCCCTAGTCCGCTCCCCTGGGAAAGCCGCTAAACAATTTGCCGGCGTGCCCCGTGTGGAATGGCTGGGCTACACCCCCAAGGCAGCCGGGGATTGGTTCTCTGCCCTTGAGGGGGCGGATGCAGTCATTCACTTGGCAGGGGAACCCCTTGCCAATGGACGCTGGACCCCTCAGCGCAAGCAGGAGATCTACGACAGTCGCGTGGTAGGGACACAGCAGTTAGTGCAGGCGATCGCTCAATGTCAACAGCGACCGCGGGTGTTGGTCTCCACCTCTGCCATTGGCTACTACGGCACCAGCGATACAGAAACCTTTGTGGAAACCCATGCGGCGGGAAATGATTTTCTCGCCAAGGTCTGTGGAGACTGGGAAGCCGCTGCCCAAGGGGTCACGGAGCTAGGAGTGCGGTTAGTGATTCTCCGTTTTGGCATTGTCCTCGGGGAGCAGGGAGCACTGGCCAAGCTCCTATTGCCCTTTCAGTTGTATCTGGGAGGGCCGCTGGGTTCTGGTCAGCAGTGGTTTTCCTGGATCCATCAGCAGGACTTAGTGCGCCTCATTCTAACTGCTGTGGATCAGGTGGGAATGCAGGGGGTTTACAATGCCACCGCCCCGGAGCCACTGAGGATGGCAGACTTTTGCCGTATATTAGCAGAGGTGATGCAACGCCCCTCTTGGTTGCCTGTGCCCGCCCCAGTGCTGCAACTGCTACTTGGGGAAGGGGCTGATGTGGTCCTCAAGGGGCAGCGGGTCTTGCCGGAGCGGACGCTGGCTACGGGCTTTGAATTTCACTACCCCAACGCCAAGACGGCTTTAACCAACCTCCTCAAACCACGATATACTGAGGGTTCCCGCTAG
- the tnpA gene encoding IS200/IS605-like element ISTel2 family transposase yields MSSHLRKGRHSVTDLKIHLVCVTKYCRPVLSAEGLELIEKSFREVAKKMDFQILEFNGEEDHVHALIEYPPKLSLSQIVNALKGVSSRRYGKAALPKPHEESLWSPSYFAASVGGALLEVLKEYMRNQKS; encoded by the coding sequence ATGTCAAGTCATCTTCGTAAAGGGAGACATAGTGTTACGGACCTGAAGATTCATTTGGTATGCGTGACTAAGTATTGCCGGCCAGTCCTTAGCGCTGAGGGATTAGAGCTGATCGAGAAATCGTTTCGAGAAGTCGCCAAGAAGATGGATTTCCAGATTCTTGAATTTAACGGCGAGGAAGACCATGTCCATGCGCTAATCGAGTACCCTCCTAAACTTTCTCTTTCGCAGATCGTAAATGCGCTTAAAGGCGTATCTAGTCGTCGATATGGAAAAGCTGCACTACCAAAACCCCATGAAGAATCACTTTGGAGCCCTAGTTATTTTGCGGCATCTGTTGGAGGAGCACTGTTAGAGGTGCTTAAGGAATACATGAGAAATCAAAAGTCCTAA
- the hemL gene encoding glutamate-1-semialdehyde 2,1-aminomutase, with protein sequence MPGGVSSPVRAFKSVGGQPIVFDHVKGAHIWDVDGNQYIDYVGSWGPAIVGHAHPEVIDALHAALEKGTSFGAPCLLENILAEMVIAAVPSVEMVRFVNSGTEACMAVLRLMRAYTQREKVIKFEGCYHGHADMFLVKAGSGVATLGLPDSPGVPKATTAATLTAPYNDLEAVSRLFEQYPNDIAGVILEPVVGNAGFIPPDAGFLEGLRELTKQYGALLVFDEVMTGFRIAYGGAQEKFGVTPDLTTLGKVIGGGLPVGAYGGRAEIMKMVAPAGPVYQAGTLSGNPLAMTAGIKTLEILSRPGSYEHLDRITGKLVQGLLDAAREFGHEVCGGHISGMFGLFFTAGPVTNYEQAKQSDLKKFAAFHRGMLEQGIYLAPSQFEAGFTSLAHTEADIERTIAAARTVLSQL encoded by the coding sequence ATGCCCGGTGGCGTCAGTTCACCCGTGCGTGCCTTCAAGTCCGTCGGCGGCCAGCCCATTGTCTTTGATCACGTCAAGGGTGCCCACATTTGGGATGTGGACGGCAATCAATACATTGACTATGTGGGGTCTTGGGGACCCGCGATCGTTGGCCATGCCCATCCTGAAGTCATTGATGCCCTCCATGCCGCCCTTGAAAAGGGAACTAGCTTTGGTGCCCCCTGCCTGCTTGAGAATATCTTGGCGGAAATGGTGATTGCCGCCGTTCCTAGCGTCGAGATGGTGCGCTTTGTCAATTCCGGAACCGAAGCCTGTATGGCAGTGCTGCGGCTAATGCGTGCCTATACCCAGCGGGAAAAAGTGATCAAGTTTGAAGGCTGCTACCACGGCCATGCTGATATGTTCTTGGTCAAGGCGGGCTCAGGCGTCGCCACCTTGGGTTTACCCGATTCCCCCGGCGTGCCGAAAGCAACCACCGCCGCCACATTAACGGCCCCCTACAACGATCTCGAAGCGGTCAGTCGCCTCTTTGAACAGTATCCCAATGACATCGCGGGTGTGATCCTTGAACCCGTGGTTGGCAATGCTGGCTTTATTCCCCCCGATGCGGGCTTTCTGGAAGGACTGCGGGAGCTGACAAAACAATATGGTGCCCTCTTGGTCTTTGACGAAGTGATGACCGGCTTTCGCATTGCCTATGGCGGTGCCCAAGAAAAATTTGGTGTCACACCGGATCTGACTACCCTCGGAAAAGTGATTGGCGGTGGTCTGCCTGTGGGTGCCTATGGTGGTCGCGCTGAGATTATGAAGATGGTGGCGCCTGCAGGGCCTGTATATCAAGCGGGTACCCTCTCTGGCAATCCCTTGGCAATGACAGCGGGCATTAAAACCCTGGAAATTCTCAGCCGCCCCGGCAGCTATGAGCACTTGGATCGGATCACGGGCAAGCTGGTACAGGGACTGTTAGATGCTGCACGGGAGTTTGGCCACGAGGTGTGTGGTGGGCACATCAGTGGCATGTTCGGCCTCTTTTTCACCGCTGGTCCAGTGACCAACTATGAGCAAGCCAAGCAGTCGGATTTGAAAAAGTTTGCTGCTTTCCACCGCGGCATGTTAGAGCAGGGGATTTACCTTGCGCCATCCCAGTTTGAAGCGGGCTTTACCTCCCTTGCCCATACGGAGGCGGATATTGAGCGCACCATTGCGGCGGCGCGGACAGTGCTGAGTCAGCTTTGA
- a CDS encoding peroxiredoxin, protein MATAVRVGDRAPDFELTAADGRRVKLSDFHGKKNVVLYFYPASETPGCTIQACAFRDAYSTFQELGAEVIGISGDSVARQQGFQKNHQLPFLILSDPDNKVRQRYGASSLFGLFPGRVTYVIDKEGVVRYVFDSMLNFKAHVDEALKILRQL, encoded by the coding sequence GTGGCAACTGCTGTTCGTGTGGGCGATCGCGCCCCTGACTTTGAACTCACGGCTGCCGATGGCCGCAGGGTAAAGCTCTCCGACTTTCATGGCAAAAAGAACGTTGTCCTCTACTTTTACCCGGCTTCAGAAACCCCCGGCTGCACCATTCAAGCCTGTGCCTTTCGCGATGCCTACAGCACCTTTCAAGAACTGGGGGCCGAAGTCATTGGCATTAGTGGCGATTCTGTGGCGCGACAGCAGGGCTTCCAGAAAAATCACCAACTCCCCTTTCTGATCCTCAGTGATCCTGACAACAAGGTTCGCCAGCGGTATGGTGCCTCTTCTTTGTTTGGCCTCTTTCCCGGCCGGGTCACTTATGTCATCGACAAGGAGGGCGTGGTGCGCTACGTTTTTGACTCCATGCTCAACTTCAAAGCCCACGTGGACGAGGCACTCAAGATTTTACGCCAGTTGTGA